The proteins below come from a single Sphingomonas carotinifaciens genomic window:
- a CDS encoding type I-E CRISPR-associated protein Cas6/Cse3/CasE, producing the protein MTLHLVRMPLDLHALASFAAAHGIDDDDGGYALHRALRDRFGTAGPQPFRFLPDHRSGPHLLGYTADRPALDDAGALPVADDLLARVFDGSWQAQAMPEAWREGARYGFEVRVRPVVRFGKSIRAARSERAGAWQRNAGEIDAYVAAGERVVAAGGDAREVDREAVYIDWLARRLEGVATLDMAGLRQFRRSRTRRSTHRPGGARTRAVEGPDAVMAGTLTVADRHAFAQMLARGIGRHAAFGYGMLLLSAPGRAG; encoded by the coding sequence GTGACGCTGCACCTCGTTCGCATGCCGCTCGACCTGCATGCGCTCGCCAGCTTTGCCGCGGCGCATGGCATCGACGACGATGATGGCGGCTATGCCCTGCACCGGGCGCTGCGCGATCGCTTTGGTACGGCCGGGCCGCAACCGTTCCGCTTTCTGCCGGATCATCGATCGGGGCCGCATCTGCTGGGCTACACCGCCGACCGCCCGGCGCTGGACGACGCCGGTGCGCTGCCCGTCGCCGACGATCTGCTCGCCCGCGTGTTCGACGGGTCGTGGCAGGCGCAGGCCATGCCAGAGGCGTGGCGCGAGGGTGCGCGCTATGGCTTCGAGGTGCGGGTGCGGCCCGTGGTCCGCTTCGGCAAGAGCATCCGCGCGGCACGCTCCGAACGCGCAGGCGCCTGGCAGCGCAATGCCGGCGAGATCGACGCGTATGTCGCGGCAGGCGAGCGCGTCGTTGCCGCCGGCGGCGATGCCCGGGAGGTCGACCGCGAGGCGGTGTATATCGACTGGCTGGCGCGCCGGCTGGAGGGCGTGGCGACGCTCGACATGGCCGGGCTGCGCCAGTTCCGTCGGTCGCGCACCCGTCGCAGCACGCACCGCCCCGGCGGCGCACGGACCCGCGCGGTGGAGGGACCGGATGCGGTGATGGCGGGCACGCTGACCGTCGCCGACCGCCATGCCTTTGCGCAGATGCTGGCCCGTGGCATCGGGCGGCATGCGGCGTTCGGCTATGG
- the cas5e gene encoding type I-E CRISPR-associated protein Cas5/CasD: MRHLLLDLDAPLMSFGGDLVDAYGVVRDFPAKSMLAGLLANALGWERHDADAHAALQARIVMGSARVGEGQRQREFQTAQLGANDRGWTTRGRVEGRAGGAETYRSPHIRYRDMDADARVLIAFRLNPAEVAPDLDTLAAALVRPERPLFIGRKPFVPSRPLCCGITEAETIPAALVAGLAMLDAPPPRRDTLRAQWPVGEAPDAALVSGAQEEELTDERHWPSGVHAGLRRVMQGRLHWPEATA; this comes from the coding sequence ATGCGGCACCTCCTCCTTGATCTCGACGCGCCGTTGATGAGCTTCGGGGGCGATCTGGTCGATGCCTACGGCGTGGTGCGGGACTTTCCGGCCAAGTCGATGCTGGCCGGGCTGCTCGCCAATGCGCTGGGCTGGGAGCGTCATGATGCGGACGCGCATGCCGCACTCCAGGCGCGGATCGTGATGGGATCGGCGCGTGTCGGCGAGGGGCAGCGCCAGCGCGAGTTCCAGACCGCGCAACTGGGTGCGAACGATCGCGGCTGGACGACGCGCGGCCGGGTGGAGGGGCGTGCGGGCGGCGCGGAGACGTACCGGTCGCCGCATATCCGCTACCGCGACATGGATGCGGATGCGCGCGTGCTTATCGCCTTCCGGCTGAACCCGGCGGAGGTGGCGCCGGACCTGGATACGCTGGCTGCGGCGCTGGTGCGGCCGGAGCGGCCGCTGTTCATCGGGCGCAAGCCGTTCGTGCCATCGCGACCGCTGTGTTGCGGGATCACCGAGGCGGAGACGATCCCGGCGGCGCTGGTGGCCGGGCTGGCGATGCTGGATGCCCCCCCACCCCGCCGCGATACCCTGCGTGCGCAGTGGCCGGTCGGGGAAGCGCCCGACGCGGCGCTGGTTTCGGGCGCGCAGGAAGAGGAACTGACCGACGAGCGGCACTGGCCGTCGGGCGTCCATGCCGGCCTGCGCCGGGTGATGCAGGGGCGGCTGCACTGGCCGGAGGCGACGGCGTGA